The sequence AATTTTCAAATCATTAGGCAACGTAGCCCCTACCAAAGCAACTGGAATATAATCACCAACATTAATATTATTAGCACCTGTAACAATCTGAACAACTTCACTACCAACATCAACAGTGGTAACAACTAATTTATCCGCATCAGGATGCTTATCAATAGTCAATATCTTTCCTACAACTACCTTATCTATCTCTTTACCAAGCTCTTCATAACCCTCAACATTAGAGCCTGACATCGTCATTTCATCAATAAATGTTTTAATATCACAATCTATTTCTACATAATCTCTTAACCAAGAAATCGGTGTTAACATACATCTTCCTCCTTAAATTTCTTAAAAATTTGCCAAGCAACGCGTAGGCAAGCTATATATACGAATTTGCACTACTTAGTATGTGAGGCTCTATACAAATAAAGTGACTTTTAAATCCTTCAATAGAAAACCTTAGTTCGGGACTATCCATATTTCGTTAAAAACCTTAATTGTTTGACCAAAGGGTGTTTATTAAGGTTTAGAAATATGGCTAGGCACGAACTTAGTTTTTCTTAAAGTATTTAATGGAACTGTTTTGAATAGATCTTCTCATACGGAAGGTCTGCAACAACCTAAAATTGCTTCAAGAAACGCACATCATTCTCAAACAACAATCTCATATCCTCAATCTCATATCTAAGCAACGTAATTCTCTCTAATCCCATTCCAAAGGCAAAGCCACTATACTCATTAGGATCTATCCCACACATTTCAAGAACCTTAGGATGAACCATTCCACAACCAAGAATTTCAATCCAGCCTGTTCCTTTACACATACGGCAGCCTTTTCCTTCACACATTACACAAGAAACATCAACTTCTGCACTAGGTTCTGTAAATGGGAAATGATGTGGTCTAAATTTTACACGGGTTTTTTCTCCATATAACTCTTTAGCAAAAACTGCTAAAGCACCTTTTAAATCCGCCATAGTAATGTTTTTATCAATTACCAATCCTTCTATTTGATGAAAAACAGGTGAGTGGGTTGCATCTACTTCATCTGAACGAAATACTCTTCCTGGTGCTAAAACTCTAATTGGAGGTGTTTTCTTCTCCATTTCTCTAATCTGTACTGGTGATGTTTGTGTTCTTAGTAAGTACTCACCATTTATATAGAAAGTGTCTTGTTCATCTTTTGCTGGATGATTCGCCGGGATATTTAAAGCCTCAAAATTATAATAGTCTTTTTCAACTT comes from Natranaerovirga pectinivora and encodes:
- the pheS gene encoding phenylalanine--tRNA ligase subunit alpha produces the protein MKEILQNIKEKAITSINETTNLNDLNDIRVAYLGKKGELTAILKGMKDLSQEERPVVGQIVNEVREIIEEALESKKVKLSKELRESQLQNETIDVTLPAKKVEIGHRHPMNIVLEDIKRIFIGMGYEIVEGPEVEKDYYNFEALNIPANHPAKDEQDTFYINGEYLLRTQTSPVQIREMEKKTPPIRVLAPGRVFRSDEVDATHSPVFHQIEGLVIDKNITMADLKGALAVFAKELYGEKTRVKFRPHHFPFTEPSAEVDVSCVMCEGKGCRMCKGTGWIEILGCGMVHPKVLEMCGIDPNEYSGFAFGMGLERITLLRYEIEDMRLLFENDVRFLKQF